One genomic region from Chrysemys picta bellii isolate R12L10 chromosome 16, ASM1138683v2, whole genome shotgun sequence encodes:
- the CHRNB1 gene encoding LOW QUALITY PROTEIN: acetylcholine receptor subunit beta (The sequence of the model RefSeq protein was modified relative to this genomic sequence to represent the inferred CDS: deleted 2 bases in 2 codons): MARAAPVLVTLWLLPTVVAGGLETEERLLEKIFENYNPNVRPARTLTDKVFVRVGMSLSQLISLNEKNEELTTKVYMDLEWTDYRLSWNVSDFDDITSIRTSSDKVWLPDIYLMNNNDGNFDIALAVNVLVSHVGTVRWLPPALYRSSCSIQVTYFPFDWQNCSMVFQSYAYGAAELGLLHPLDEDGREVREIIVFDNTFIDNGQWEIRHKPARRNTLPGDPQHEDLTFYLIIRRKPLFYIINVIIPCILITILAIFVFYPAPRCRWGKKMTLSIFALLTLTVFLLLLADKVPETSLAVPIIVKYLMFTMILVTFSVILSVVVLNLHHRSPNTHDMPFWVRQIFIHRLPRYLGLQRPKPEAILKPPPAPRRELGVKSNRGTDEYFIRKPTCDFLFPKPSRFSQDPFSQDLRRFIDGPSECLVLPPDLKSAMDAVTYIARQLQDQEDYDTLKEDWQYVAMVVDRLFLWTFITFTSVGTLTIFLDASYNLPPAHPFP, translated from the exons TGGCGGGCGGCTTGGAGACCGAGGAGCGTCTCCTGGAGAAGATATTTGAGAACTACAACCCCAACGTCCGCCCCGCCCGCACCCTCACCGACAAGGTGTTCGTCCGGGTGGGCATGTCGCTGTCCCAGCTCATCAGCCTG AATGAAAAAAACGAGGAGCTGACCACGAAGGTGTATATGGACCTG GAGTGGACGGACTATCGCCTGAGCTGGAACGTGTCCGACTTTGACGACATCACGTCCATCCGGACCTCGTCCGACAAAGTCTGGCTCCCGGATATCTACCTCATGAACAA TAACGATGGGAATTTCGACATCGCCTTGGCTGTGAATGTTTTGGTGTCTCACGTTGGGACCGTTCGCTggctt cccccagccctctaccGCAGCAGCTGCAGCATCCAG GTGACCTACTTCCCCTTCGACTGGCAGAACTGCAGCATGGTGTTCCAGTCGTACGCCTACGGTGCCGCCGAGCTCGGCCTGCTGCACCCGCTAGACGAGGACGGGCGCGAGGTGCGGGAGATCATTGTCTTCGACAACACCTTCATCG ACAACGGGCAGTGGGAGATCCGGCACAAGCCAGCGCGGCGCAACACGCTACCTGGGGATCCACAACACGAGGACCTGACCTTCTACCTCATCATCCGCCGCAAGCCGCTCTTCTACATCATCAACGTCATCATCCCCTGCATCCTCATCACCATCCTGGCCATCTTCGTCTTCTACCCTGCCCCCCGATGCCGGTGG GGGAAGAAGATGACCCTGTCCATCTTCGCCCTGCTCACCCTCACcgtcttcctgctgctgctggcggacAAGGTGCCGGAGACCTCGCTGGCGGTGCCCATCATTGTCAAGTACCTCATGTTCACCATGATCCTGGTGACCTTCTCCGTCATCCTCAGCGTGGTGGTCCTCAACCTGCACCACCGCTCGCCCAACACCCACGACATGCCCTTCTGGGTCAGGCAG ATTTTCATTCACCGGCTCCCACGGTACCTGGGGTTGCAGCGGCCAAAACCGGAGGCCATCCTgaaacctcccccagcccccagacGGGAACTGGGGGTCAAGAGCAACCGAGGCACAGACGAGTATTTCATCCGCAAACCCACCTGTGACTTCCTCTTCCCCAAGCCCAGCAG GTTCTCCCAGGACCCCTTCTCGCAGGACCTGCGGCGGTTCATCGACGGGCCGAGCGAATGCCTCGTCCTGCCACCCGACCTCAAGTCCGCCATGGACGCCGTCACCTACATCGCC CGGCAGCTGCAGGACCAGGAGGACTATGACACG cTCAAGGAAGACTGGCAGTACGTGGCCATGGTCGTCGACCGTCTCTTCCTCTGGACCTTCATCACCTTCACCAGCGTCGGGACCCTCACCATCTTCCTCGACGCCAGCTACAACCTGCCCCCCGCGCACCCGTTCCCGTGA